One genomic window of Halolamina sediminis includes the following:
- a CDS encoding DMT family transporter, whose protein sequence is MADALAAPPVVYALALVPALLWGFSPVLSKRGMAAGGTSLQASLVVVVVDSGLYLLALAVLRGGSAFAGLSVETVGVFVVAGVFGTALGRLATFAGVDRVGASVNSAGVSARPLFATLLAVGFLGEPAALTTAVGVVVLVVGLAVLALGKGGDIGGWESYELLFPVGAAVCFAIGNVLRRYGLTSSGVTSLEAVAINEVAALAVLAGYAVARGRLGEFRDAPRETWAYFAGSGTITAVALLSLFAALGHPQGTVAIVDPLAATAPLFTTAFAYFLLGDLERVTRGVVVGAALIVLGVALVTAGPALVG, encoded by the coding sequence ATGGCAGACGCACTGGCCGCGCCGCCGGTCGTGTACGCGCTCGCGCTGGTGCCGGCGCTGTTGTGGGGGTTCTCGCCGGTGCTCTCCAAGCGCGGGATGGCCGCGGGCGGCACCTCCCTGCAGGCGTCGCTGGTCGTCGTGGTCGTCGACAGCGGGCTCTACCTGCTGGCACTCGCGGTGCTCAGGGGCGGGAGCGCGTTCGCGGGGCTGTCGGTCGAGACGGTCGGCGTGTTCGTCGTCGCCGGCGTGTTCGGCACCGCGCTCGGCCGGCTCGCGACGTTTGCGGGCGTCGACCGCGTGGGCGCGAGCGTCAACAGCGCCGGCGTCTCCGCGCGGCCGCTGTTCGCGACGCTGCTCGCGGTCGGCTTCCTCGGCGAGCCGGCGGCGCTGACGACCGCCGTCGGCGTCGTCGTGCTCGTGGTCGGGCTCGCGGTGCTCGCACTCGGGAAGGGCGGCGATATCGGCGGCTGGGAGTCGTACGAACTCCTCTTTCCGGTCGGGGCGGCGGTCTGTTTCGCGATCGGGAACGTGCTCCGGCGCTACGGGCTGACCAGTTCGGGCGTGACGTCGCTGGAGGCGGTCGCGATCAACGAAGTTGCCGCGCTCGCCGTGCTCGCGGGCTATGCGGTCGCCCGTGGGCGGCTGGGCGAGTTCCGCGACGCGCCCCGGGAGACGTGGGCGTACTTCGCGGGCAGCGGGACGATCACCGCGGTCGCGCTGCTGTCGCTGTTCGCGGCGCTCGGGCACCCGCAGGGGACCGTCGCGATCGTCGACCCGCTGGCGGCGACGGCGCCGCTTTTCACCACTGCGTTCGCGTACTTCCTGCTCGGCGACCTCGAACGGGTGACCCGAGGCGTCGTCGTCGGCGCGGCGCTGATCGTCCTCGGGGTGGCGCTGGTCACCGCGGGGCCGGCGCTGGTCGGCTGA